Genomic window (Ignisphaera cupida):
GAAGCCATATTCCGCTTTAGGATTCTCACAAAGATTCTCTTCACCAACTAAGCAATATCTGCATTTACCACATCCAACATAGTAATAGACAACAACCCTATCCCCTGGCTTAACATCTACAACACCATCACCAATCTCTTCAACAACACCTGCAATTTCATGGCCAAGGGTTATTGGATAAACACCTAAATCTAGAACTCCATTAAGAAAATGTAGTTCTGTATGGCAAACACCAGCAGCTTCTACACGAACAAGCACTTCTCCATAGCCAGGTCTAGGCTTAGGAACATCTTCTATAACAAGAGGTTTGTGAGGACCATAAAACCTAGCGGCTCTCATGTTTCAAAACCATTACAAGCTTAATGTTAGGCAATACTTAAATAATTTTCTATGTTAACACCTTTTCAATAGCATTTCTTTCCAGTGCTAATCTAATCTCTCTTGCAATTCTTCTACCTGTGCTCATTGGCTCATTCCAGTATAGATATGAATATGGGCTTCCATTCACATATAGATTAGTTCCAGCAACAATTCTACCAGAGAATTCAAAGACCTTTATATTCATGTTATCATCAATTATACTCTCTAGGCAAAACGGCCCTATTACACCTGGTGGCAAACTCTTCTTTGTTTCTTCAACAAACTTCATTCCAAACTCCAAAACTTTTGGCAACAAACTTTCTCTTAGCACTAAAGGAATGTTGCCAACAACAACAAATGTTGGCTCAGCACCTATTTCAACTAAAACATCTTGTGGAGCTCTTCTCAAACCATCAACATTTGTTTCATACCTTATATCTGCTCCCAAGATCTCTAATCTATTTAGAATTGGGCTGTAGAAATAGTGGTAATAAGCTGTTACACCAACTAAATATTCTTGAATCATAGCCTCTTCAAATGATTTTATAAGGCCTTCCTCAACTCTTTTTCTAAGACCATTAATGACTTCGTCACGATTTCTAGCTATGAAATAGCCCTTGCCACCTTTAGCTCCAGGCATTTTAACAATAACTGGCTTATCTATATAATCATTGATTGTGTATATCCTTGGCGTTGGTATTTCAGCTTTTTGCAGCAAACTCATTTTAGCCCATTGATTAGCCTCAACTCTGAACAGCTTTCTTAAACCAAATATTGGTATGGGGATGTTCTCAGCACAATCAAGCCCAACATACTCCACATAGCTTCCATGAGGAACTATAACAGCGTTCAACGAAATCAACTTATTGATAATATCCTCTCTACACAGATCACTCCAACGATCTAACACAATAAAATAATCAATTAAATGCCTGAAATGCTCATAAAACCAGAGTCTATCTCTAACAACAATTGCTATAGTGCTAAACCCCTCAGCCTTGGCACCATGGAATATCTGAAGAGATGAGTGACTTGCTAACGTGGCTATGGAGATTTTTCCAAAATCATATTTCGACAAGATGTTGCTAATCATGGCTCATCACCATTAATAAAGATGTGCAACACTTGTAATGCTAAGTAAATTAAATAGTGGCTTAGCTTATATTAAGCTTGTTTTGTTATCATCTAAGATAATCATAATCTAAGTGTAATAAGAATTAAGGTATAGACATGGTTATAGCTGTGTTGCTTGGCTGAATTTCTCTATGAATTCCAGTAAATATGCTAGCTCTTCTTTTGATAGCTTTGATAACCAATCTACTGAGTATCCATAGTACACAGGCTTTTCCCCAAAGATTATCTTTATAACCTCCTCAGCCACTTCATTAACACTTTTAGATGTTACATCAATTTCCACAACCATCTCTTCCCCAAGTTCTTCAACAGCATTTGCTGTACACACACCAACAAGTTCTGCTTCAATATTTTCTGCAATCTTTTTACCATCCCATCCCCTGTTCTCCAAAATTTTTATGAGTTCAACTGGGTTTCTCCTCAACACGAAGACTATTTCGAGAACATCTCTAGGAACTATCTCCACATAGTGACCAACTATTATCAAAGGTCCAGACTCTTTTGCAAGTTTCTCAATGGATTTGCCTAGCTTTTCCTCATCAATTATATAGCTCTTCCTCTCACTATCAAAAGCTATTACATAGTTATTTCTTATTGCAAAATCACTTAACTCCACAACATCCAGGCCTAGCTCCTGAGAAACTCTCTTTGCAAGCTGGGATTTTCCAGTTCCAGGAACCCCTGAAATCCCTATTGATTTCATAGCACATCAGCAAATATTAGTATTCATTGCAACATGAATCCTTAAAAAGGTTTTATAAAGTTTTAAGCCCTTTAATATTGTTATCACAATATTGCTTAAGAATACGAAGGGAATAATCTGATCAATTTGCCCTAGCTCTTAAATATAGTGAACCATACTATAATGGTTATCGGGAAAAACCCATGGTCTCAATGTCTGACTTTGAAAAGAGATGGGCTGGCGGGCCATCAGTTGGTGAGAAGTTTAAGGAGCTATTCAAGAAGAAGGAGCCTATAAAGCAGAAGCTTGTCATGGCTGATTACAAGATAAGAGCAATGGTTAGCAGACTCGAGGTCTTCATAGAGAGGCTTAGAGAAAGAGATAGAACATTGTTTGAGAGAGTAGTTGATGCTTTGACTCAGGGAGATGAAGT
Coding sequences:
- a CDS encoding formate--phosphoribosylaminoimidazolecarboxamide ligase — encoded protein: MISNILSKYDFGKISIATLASHSSLQIFHGAKAEGFSTIAIVVRDRLWFYEHFRHLIDYFIVLDRWSDLCREDIINKLISLNAVIVPHGSYVEYVGLDCAENIPIPIFGLRKLFRVEANQWAKMSLLQKAEIPTPRIYTINDYIDKPVIVKMPGAKGGKGYFIARNRDEVINGLRKRVEEGLIKSFEEAMIQEYLVGVTAYYHYFYSPILNRLEILGADIRYETNVDGLRRAPQDVLVEIGAEPTFVVVGNIPLVLRESLLPKVLEFGMKFVEETKKSLPPGVIGPFCLESIIDDNMNIKVFEFSGRIVAGTNLYVNGSPYSYLYWNEPMSTGRRIAREIRLALERNAIEKVLT
- a CDS encoding adenylate kinase family protein, with the translated sequence MKSIGISGVPGTGKSQLAKRVSQELGLDVVELSDFAIRNNYVIAFDSERKSYIIDEEKLGKSIEKLAKESGPLIIVGHYVEIVPRDVLEIVFVLRRNPVELIKILENRGWDGKKIAENIEAELVGVCTANAVEELGEEMVVEIDVTSKSVNEVAEEVIKIIFGEKPVYYGYSVDWLSKLSKEELAYLLEFIEKFSQATQL